A DNA window from Cystobacter fuscus DSM 2262 contains the following coding sequences:
- a CDS encoding type II secretion system F family protein, producing the protein MLAGIVLLLVTGSVFFFSLVIFTVLAKAYEQYQERYVVKSMNDLSDMFLFIDARQLLVLNIASMCLLGILSYIIFNPILCVVCTIFGFFLPIILVKHYRKRRIKKFNVQLVDALQAMANAFKAGLTFPQAIEHVAREAQPPLAQEFGLFVKEIKLGVPLEEALINMGRRVGSDDLELVVVATNIARQLGGNMAEMFETISSVIRERFRLEGKIDALTSQGKLQGWVVAAMPGVLGLVLNYMRPDLMEPMMDHWFGYVLVTIIALMEVMGVLIIRRIVNIDI; encoded by the coding sequence ATGCTGGCCGGAATCGTCCTCCTCCTCGTCACCGGATCGGTCTTCTTCTTCAGCCTGGTGATCTTCACCGTGCTGGCGAAGGCCTACGAGCAGTACCAGGAGCGCTACGTCGTCAAGTCGATGAACGACTTGAGCGACATGTTCCTCTTCATCGATGCCCGTCAGTTGCTGGTGCTCAACATCGCCAGCATGTGCCTTCTGGGCATCCTGTCGTACATCATCTTCAACCCCATCCTGTGCGTGGTGTGCACCATCTTCGGCTTCTTCCTGCCGATCATCCTGGTGAAGCACTACCGCAAGCGGCGCATCAAGAAGTTCAACGTGCAGCTGGTGGACGCGCTGCAGGCCATGGCCAACGCGTTCAAGGCGGGCCTCACGTTCCCGCAGGCCATCGAGCACGTGGCGCGCGAGGCCCAGCCGCCGCTGGCCCAGGAGTTCGGTCTCTTCGTCAAGGAGATCAAGCTGGGCGTGCCGCTGGAGGAGGCCCTCATCAACATGGGCCGCCGGGTGGGCAGTGACGACCTGGAGCTGGTGGTGGTGGCCACCAACATCGCGCGGCAGCTCGGCGGCAACATGGCGGAGATGTTCGAGACCATCTCGAGCGTCATCCGCGAGCGCTTCCGGCTCGAGGGGAAGATCGACGCGCTCACCTCCCAGGGCAAGCTGCAGGGCTGGGTGGTGGCGGCCATGCCGGGCGTGCTCGGCCTGGTGCTCAACTACATGCGTCCCGACCTGATGGAGCCGATGATGGACCACTGGTTCGGGTATGTGCTGGTGACGATCATCGCGCTCATGGAAGTCATGGGCGTGCTCATCATCCGGCGCATCGTCAACATCGACATCTAA
- a CDS encoding zf-HC2 domain-containing protein has product MKTQNAHAHEDRLLDFAYDELPQTEAHAVEQHLQGCSRCAETLQGIRGVRRSMARLPQEAAPETGLDSLLAYAQQSARRAAAGAEPAPRWWRRLMAPALGMAAVSVFGIVVLQVNREVDLSPALQSTAHKSAPAAKAVVPLAVAPSAVPAQASRLAEAEPLAAPQRTDKPSYAAPRPSMAKSMPLPAARGRAAEGKGGALTGMGGSASKRKSTVASDDSAPAPLEESVQGMALAESAPPPAAMADASAQEELPRDLARLAPTGAPPPPAAPASPPPRVASASPRPEPSKSKDGVDTEEREKSEKAEGMSASRGLSAARASPSPAELMRQADLALRSGDRSQEAVFLRAALAAGAQGTQALTVLSRLCDAEAALGRRRNAIEVCKRVVATAPGTSEARSALRVLEDQLRAPEPEAGGEVEKR; this is encoded by the coding sequence ATGAAGACCCAGAATGCCCATGCGCACGAGGATCGGCTGCTGGACTTCGCCTATGACGAGCTGCCGCAGACCGAGGCTCATGCCGTGGAGCAGCACCTCCAGGGCTGCTCGCGGTGCGCGGAGACCCTCCAGGGCATTCGTGGTGTGCGCCGCTCCATGGCCCGCCTTCCCCAGGAGGCCGCGCCAGAGACGGGACTGGACTCCCTGCTCGCGTACGCGCAGCAGTCGGCTCGCCGGGCCGCGGCGGGCGCGGAACCCGCCCCTCGCTGGTGGCGCCGCCTGATGGCTCCCGCGTTGGGCATGGCGGCCGTGAGTGTCTTCGGGATCGTGGTCCTCCAGGTGAACCGCGAGGTGGACCTGAGCCCCGCGCTCCAGAGCACCGCGCACAAGTCCGCCCCGGCCGCCAAGGCCGTGGTGCCCTTGGCCGTGGCCCCTTCCGCCGTCCCCGCGCAAGCGTCGCGTCTCGCGGAGGCCGAGCCCCTCGCGGCTCCCCAGCGCACCGACAAGCCCTCCTACGCCGCACCCCGCCCCTCGATGGCCAAGTCGATGCCGCTACCCGCGGCGCGAGGCCGGGCCGCGGAGGGAAAAGGTGGTGCGCTGACCGGAATGGGCGGGAGCGCCTCGAAAAGGAAAAGCACGGTGGCCTCCGACGACTCCGCGCCCGCGCCGCTCGAGGAGAGCGTCCAGGGGATGGCGCTGGCGGAGAGCGCGCCCCCTCCAGCCGCCATGGCTGACGCCAGTGCCCAGGAGGAACTCCCGAGGGATTTGGCGAGGCTCGCGCCCACCGGGGCACCCCCGCCGCCCGCCGCTCCGGCGAGTCCGCCGCCTCGCGTGGCCAGCGCCTCGCCGCGGCCGGAGCCGTCCAAGTCCAAGGATGGAGTGGATACCGAGGAGAGGGAGAAGAGCGAGAAGGCCGAGGGCATGTCGGCTTCCAGAGGCCTCTCGGCCGCGCGGGCTTCTCCGTCCCCCGCGGAGCTGATGCGGCAAGCCGACCTGGCCCTCCGCTCGGGAGATCGTTCCCAGGAAGCCGTCTTCCTGCGCGCGGCCCTGGCCGCTGGCGCCCAGGGCACTCAAGCCCTGACGGTGCTCTCCCGGTTGTGCGACGCGGAAGCCGCGCTGGGTCGGCGGCGCAACGCCATCGAGGTCTGCAAGCGGGTCGTGGCGACGGCACCCGGCACCAGTGAGGCCCGGTCGGCCCTCCGCGTCCTGGAGGATCAGCTCCGCGCGCCCGAGCCCGAGGCCGGCGGCGAGGTCGAGAAGCGCTAG
- a CDS encoding ABC transporter ATP-binding protein, which translates to MSQPGARAMTEPLLTEPLLTEPLLQVRDVKTHFPVRSGPWGRARGSVKAVDGVSFDVRRGETLGLVGESGCGKSTLGRTILRLVGPTAGSIRFEGRELTGLSQRELRPLRRRMQLVFQDPYASLNPRMSVRELLGEPFAIHGLERGAAREAKVAGLLDMMGLPREALDRYPHEFSGGQRQRIGIARAIALRPDLVVADEPISALDVSIQAQIVNLLGDLQRELGLTYVFIAHDLKIVEYVSTRVAVMYLGRIVELADAADLYRTPRHPYTQALLSAVPVPDPERRRERLLLQGDVPSPLAPPPGCAFHPRCPFAMERCRRETPPLYSLERGHTAACFLVENDARERPASTPDASPSHEGG; encoded by the coding sequence TCCTCACCGAGCCCCTCCTCCAGGTGCGAGACGTGAAGACCCACTTCCCGGTGCGGAGCGGGCCGTGGGGGCGCGCGCGCGGCAGCGTGAAGGCGGTGGACGGCGTGAGCTTCGACGTGCGGCGCGGCGAGACGCTCGGGCTGGTGGGCGAGAGCGGCTGCGGCAAGAGCACGCTCGGGCGCACGATCCTGCGGCTCGTGGGGCCCACGGCGGGCTCCATCCGCTTCGAGGGCCGGGAGCTGACGGGCCTGTCCCAGCGGGAGCTGCGCCCCTTGCGGCGGCGCATGCAGCTCGTCTTCCAGGATCCCTATGCCTCGCTCAACCCGCGCATGTCCGTGCGGGAGTTGCTCGGCGAGCCCTTCGCCATCCACGGGCTCGAGCGGGGCGCCGCGCGCGAGGCGAAGGTGGCCGGGCTCCTGGACATGATGGGCCTGCCGCGCGAGGCCCTGGACCGCTACCCGCACGAGTTCTCCGGAGGCCAGCGCCAGCGCATCGGCATCGCCCGCGCCATCGCCCTGCGGCCGGACCTGGTCGTCGCCGACGAGCCCATCAGCGCGCTCGACGTCTCCATCCAGGCGCAGATCGTCAACCTGCTCGGGGATCTCCAGCGCGAGCTGGGGCTCACCTACGTCTTCATCGCGCACGACCTGAAGATCGTCGAGTACGTCTCCACGCGCGTGGCGGTGATGTACCTGGGCCGCATCGTGGAACTGGCGGACGCGGCGGACCTCTACCGCACGCCCCGGCACCCCTACACCCAGGCCCTGCTGTCGGCGGTGCCGGTGCCGGATCCCGAGCGGCGCCGGGAGCGCCTCCTGCTCCAGGGCGATGTCCCGTCTCCGCTCGCGCCTCCTCCCGGGTGCGCCTTCCATCCGCGCTGCCCCTTCGCCATGGAGCGCTGCCGGCGGGAAACGCCGCCCCTCTACTCGCTGGAGCGGGGGCATACCGCCGCGTGCTTCCTGGTGGAGAACGACGCGCGCGAGCGTCCGGCCTCCACCCCGGATGCTTCCCCCAGCCACGAGGGAGGGTAG
- a CDS encoding pilus assembly protein TadG-related protein: protein MKRQEGQALVLACLLMLILSIALITTVNIGHGVHERIRLQNTADAAAYSTAAMEARAFNFYAFTNRTQVSHYVSAMMWQSLDSFLFSVQAFLTDIFGFMRTIGPCFPSDSRSSYWIIVCAVLDRIPYINIIMKALDIVYKAIRMILDVMKKVFPAIDRAIGRIVVPGHRMLNGVMAGASTAVMMSTSTYVLGTSNTIIAANDPNVDSLIPQTLAGLINQCLYNRTHYKQANGTPFSPVNPFKELDPTVRDESSKVARAKRVMAGITNATRFPCDAKTSLCPETLVTKRTLGALLPIPDWLSPLESFLDNIPKWGQTRFLTYKLGYGTDEDQTGSKSKKRNKIREMNDLPNSPMGMIAQGDILASDDPYYIKLGPGSSLGPLNNPFYCPKQRSSGDKRTWRDCWGDPREDKDSTLKTSIWALSKSERKGGAHWRVVFPGQASDEDDEKVGLYESKPCLLDTPIKCLFKMSVFVANTRIDPDDKDHAWEGLMPFPHFEPGDYAKDCGGGFGADPSSTEMAQRKHDFNQPSTWVLLNKSTDELHNSKADQTGATYNRPGLLNDSGKLTFSMGGSSTTLDLDNDRKKLEIAGFQISSGMSVISRGQTYYHRPGNWTEQPNFFNPYWRPRLAAVWQGRESLPLINKLTNALPESVRDTPAKIITH from the coding sequence ATGAAGCGGCAGGAGGGCCAGGCCCTCGTGCTCGCGTGCCTGTTGATGCTCATCCTGAGCATCGCGCTCATCACGACGGTGAACATCGGCCATGGGGTGCACGAGCGCATCCGCCTGCAGAACACGGCGGACGCGGCGGCCTACTCCACGGCGGCGATGGAGGCGCGCGCGTTCAACTTCTACGCGTTCACCAACCGCACCCAGGTGTCGCACTACGTGTCGGCGATGATGTGGCAGTCGCTTGACTCGTTCCTGTTCTCCGTGCAGGCCTTCCTGACGGACATCTTCGGGTTCATGCGCACCATCGGTCCGTGTTTCCCCTCGGACTCACGCAGCAGTTACTGGATCATCGTCTGCGCGGTGCTCGACCGGATCCCCTACATCAACATCATCATGAAGGCGCTGGACATCGTCTACAAGGCGATCCGGATGATCCTCGACGTGATGAAGAAGGTCTTCCCGGCCATCGATCGCGCCATTGGAAGGATCGTGGTGCCCGGGCACCGGATGCTCAACGGGGTGATGGCCGGTGCGTCCACGGCGGTGATGATGTCCACGTCCACCTACGTGCTGGGCACCTCCAACACGATCATCGCCGCGAACGATCCCAACGTGGACTCGCTCATCCCGCAGACGCTCGCGGGGCTCATCAATCAGTGCCTCTACAACCGCACCCACTACAAGCAGGCCAACGGCACGCCGTTCTCTCCGGTCAACCCCTTCAAGGAACTGGACCCCACGGTGCGGGACGAGTCCAGCAAGGTCGCCCGCGCCAAGCGGGTGATGGCGGGGATCACCAACGCCACGCGCTTCCCCTGTGACGCGAAGACGAGCTTGTGCCCGGAGACGTTGGTCACCAAGCGCACCCTGGGCGCGCTGCTGCCCATCCCCGACTGGCTCTCGCCCCTGGAGAGCTTCCTCGACAACATTCCCAAGTGGGGCCAGACGCGCTTTCTCACCTACAAGCTCGGCTACGGCACGGATGAGGACCAAACGGGGTCCAAGTCCAAGAAGCGCAACAAGATCCGCGAGATGAACGATCTGCCCAACTCCCCCATGGGCATGATCGCCCAGGGAGACATCCTCGCCTCGGACGACCCGTACTACATCAAGCTGGGGCCGGGCAGCAGCCTCGGCCCGCTCAACAACCCCTTCTACTGCCCCAAGCAGAGGAGCTCGGGGGACAAGCGGACGTGGCGCGACTGCTGGGGAGATCCGCGCGAGGACAAGGACAGCACGCTCAAGACGAGCATCTGGGCCTTGAGCAAGAGTGAGCGCAAGGGCGGCGCGCACTGGCGGGTGGTGTTCCCCGGCCAGGCCTCCGACGAGGATGACGAGAAGGTGGGGCTCTACGAGAGCAAGCCCTGTCTGTTGGACACGCCGATCAAGTGCTTGTTCAAGATGTCCGTGTTCGTGGCCAACACCCGGATCGATCCGGATGACAAGGACCACGCCTGGGAAGGCCTGATGCCCTTCCCGCACTTCGAGCCCGGCGACTACGCGAAGGACTGCGGAGGGGGCTTCGGCGCCGACCCCAGCAGCACGGAGATGGCCCAGCGCAAGCATGACTTCAACCAGCCGTCGACGTGGGTGCTGCTCAACAAGAGCACGGACGAGCTGCACAACTCCAAGGCGGACCAGACCGGCGCCACCTACAACCGGCCGGGCCTGCTCAACGACAGCGGCAAGCTCACCTTCTCCATGGGAGGGTCGTCCACGACGCTGGACCTGGACAACGATCGCAAGAAGCTGGAGATCGCCGGCTTCCAGATCTCCTCGGGCATGAGCGTCATCTCGCGCGGGCAGACGTACTACCACCGGCCCGGCAACTGGACCGAGCAGCCCAACTTCTTCAACCCCTACTGGCGACCGCGGCTGGCGGCCGTCTGGCAGGGCCGGGAGTCGCTGCCGCTCATCAACAAGCTCACCAACGCGCTGCCCGAGTCCGTGCGCGACACGCCCGCGAAGATCATCACCCACTGA
- a CDS encoding TadE/TadG family type IV pilus assembly protein, translating to MLRSRAHKKTVRRGAAIVEFALVVPLLVSILMFSMFLSDIIRAKLKMQEASRYTAWEMSSYTLSDYGSADHDKAFETAQKAAVDEATERYKDLDSLEPDGKFGFMLSAEPVQVKVENQTVAGIDLSRVFEGNGGIGGEASSAVGKTLNFFLDHFKMNTKGQVQVEITSKLASLGLPRNYLQQEQKGFFDVDNWGGKDLSNLPVKNRYTLIATGWQLPDGANAVMAPKRAGVHSGGESQHGMAAQVDRMTFLGVGNYADKVGLDALGSIANFVFPDFFGPFVVAHNYEPSAEGNECNKPGHGASVGLNNLNKYPGLDDDAQRCFDTAPFRDTQKYDDSLYRKVFMARGNSFMGCKNEQADMPNTPAPDPSVQKDKNKKKVSCE from the coding sequence ATGCTCCGCTCACGCGCACACAAGAAGACCGTCCGGCGCGGCGCCGCCATCGTGGAGTTCGCGCTCGTGGTGCCCCTGCTGGTGTCCATCCTCATGTTCAGCATGTTCCTGAGCGACATCATCCGGGCGAAGCTCAAGATGCAGGAGGCCAGCCGCTACACGGCGTGGGAGATGAGCAGCTACACGCTGAGCGACTACGGCAGCGCGGATCATGACAAGGCCTTCGAGACCGCCCAGAAGGCGGCGGTGGACGAGGCGACCGAGCGCTACAAGGACCTGGACTCGCTCGAGCCGGACGGCAAGTTCGGCTTCATGCTGAGCGCGGAGCCGGTGCAGGTGAAGGTGGAGAACCAGACCGTGGCGGGCATCGACCTGAGCCGCGTCTTCGAGGGAAACGGAGGCATTGGCGGCGAGGCCTCCAGCGCGGTGGGCAAGACGCTCAACTTCTTCCTCGACCACTTCAAGATGAACACCAAGGGGCAGGTGCAGGTGGAGATCACCAGCAAGCTCGCCAGCCTCGGGTTGCCCCGCAACTACCTGCAGCAGGAGCAGAAGGGCTTCTTCGACGTGGACAACTGGGGCGGCAAGGACCTGAGCAACCTGCCGGTGAAGAACCGCTACACGCTCATCGCCACGGGGTGGCAACTGCCCGACGGAGCCAACGCCGTCATGGCCCCCAAGCGGGCGGGCGTGCACAGCGGGGGGGAGAGCCAGCATGGCATGGCCGCGCAGGTGGACCGGATGACGTTCCTGGGTGTAGGAAACTACGCGGACAAGGTGGGGTTGGACGCGCTCGGCTCGATCGCCAACTTCGTGTTCCCCGACTTCTTCGGACCGTTCGTGGTCGCCCACAACTATGAGCCCTCGGCCGAGGGCAACGAGTGCAACAAGCCGGGGCATGGCGCCTCGGTGGGGCTCAACAACCTCAACAAGTATCCCGGCCTGGACGACGACGCCCAGCGCTGCTTCGACACCGCTCCGTTCCGCGACACCCAGAAGTACGACGACTCGCTCTACCGCAAGGTGTTCATGGCCCGGGGCAACAGCTTCATGGGCTGCAAGAACGAACAGGCGGACATGCCCAACACGCCCGCCCCCGATCCCAGCGTCCAGAAGGACAAGAACAAGAAGAAGGTGTCGTGCGAGTAA
- a CDS encoding TadE/TadG family type IV pilus assembly protein, translated as MAVFMSEHSPPSRESGQAAVESALVLPLMVFLGLGLIQLTMMQQAKLMTEYAAYCAARTGIVWNGNNERMHDAAIIALLPTMGRTDDLIHLGKTWALAQLYDEALQLLAWPNKKQSDDPKAGSTQTSSVPASVNGSNLFGQVRVDTVNPSWYSPIKSVWKLRSGAGWKELDFDGPDTYPQVPSLESKIAKFFNLALPDNDEEVYRKATVLSIRVRYWYELRVPFANWIIFTSWWAANAGVTLGGAIYKPTTDSGARITSKKGGMSEVGAVPVKGLDHQRGYNSLYQPEMTVLWMLATGSIPLLSNYVGKRYFIPLTATYSMRMQSNFYYKWLMHLEPEWGL; from the coding sequence ATGGCGGTATTCATGAGTGAACACTCCCCTCCGTCCCGGGAATCAGGGCAAGCAGCGGTCGAATCGGCACTGGTGCTCCCACTGATGGTCTTCCTGGGCCTGGGTCTCATCCAGCTGACGATGATGCAGCAGGCGAAGTTGATGACCGAGTACGCGGCGTACTGCGCGGCGCGCACGGGCATCGTGTGGAACGGCAACAACGAGCGCATGCACGACGCGGCCATCATCGCGCTGCTGCCCACCATGGGCCGCACGGATGACCTGATCCACCTGGGCAAGACGTGGGCGCTGGCGCAGCTCTACGACGAGGCGCTGCAACTGCTGGCCTGGCCGAACAAGAAGCAGAGCGATGATCCGAAGGCGGGCTCGACGCAGACCTCGAGCGTGCCGGCCTCGGTGAACGGCTCCAACCTCTTCGGCCAGGTGCGCGTCGACACGGTGAACCCCTCCTGGTACTCGCCCATCAAGAGCGTGTGGAAGCTGCGCTCGGGCGCGGGCTGGAAGGAGCTGGACTTCGACGGGCCGGACACCTACCCGCAGGTGCCGTCGCTGGAGTCGAAGATCGCCAAGTTCTTCAACCTGGCCCTGCCGGACAACGACGAGGAGGTCTACCGCAAGGCCACCGTGCTGAGCATCCGGGTGCGCTACTGGTACGAGCTGCGCGTGCCCTTCGCCAACTGGATCATCTTCACGTCCTGGTGGGCGGCCAACGCGGGGGTGACCCTGGGCGGCGCCATCTACAAGCCCACGACCGACTCGGGCGCGCGCATCACCAGCAAGAAGGGCGGGATGAGCGAGGTGGGCGCGGTGCCCGTCAAGGGACTGGATCACCAGCGCGGCTACAACTCGCTCTACCAGCCGGAGATGACCGTGCTCTGGATGCTGGCCACCGGCAGCATCCCCCTGCTGTCGAATTACGTGGGCAAGCGCTACTTCATCCCGCTGACGGCCACCTACAGCATGCGGATGCAGTCGAACTTCTACTACAAGTGGCTGATGCACCTGGAACCGGAGTGGGGACTGTAA
- a CDS encoding RNA polymerase sigma factor, with protein MLEPDLSDERLMLAFRAGDPRAFEVLVRRHRTPVFNFIFRFTGHRARAEDVLQETWLKVVRGAPDYETKAKFTTWLYTIARNLCVDSARKESYRQAASLESPTVGSEGEDSRPLGEALPDEGASPERGAYNARVRPLLERALASLPEEQREVFVLREYSGIPFKDIAEVTGVSENTVKSRMRYALEGLRRRLAELGVDGDLAEDGRTVAG; from the coding sequence GTGTTGGAACCGGATCTCTCAGACGAACGGTTGATGCTCGCCTTCCGGGCGGGAGACCCCCGTGCGTTCGAGGTCCTGGTGCGCAGGCACCGGACCCCGGTGTTCAACTTCATCTTCCGCTTCACGGGTCACCGCGCCCGGGCGGAAGACGTCCTTCAAGAGACGTGGTTGAAGGTGGTGCGCGGCGCACCGGACTACGAAACGAAGGCGAAGTTCACCACCTGGCTGTACACGATCGCGAGGAACCTCTGCGTGGACAGCGCGCGCAAAGAGAGCTATCGGCAGGCCGCTTCGCTGGAGTCGCCCACGGTGGGCTCCGAGGGTGAGGACAGCCGTCCGTTGGGCGAGGCCCTTCCCGACGAGGGCGCGAGCCCCGAGCGCGGCGCCTACAACGCCCGGGTGAGGCCCTTGCTGGAGCGCGCCCTGGCCAGCCTGCCCGAGGAGCAACGGGAGGTCTTCGTGTTGCGCGAGTACAGCGGCATTCCCTTCAAGGACATCGCCGAGGTGACGGGCGTGTCGGAGAACACGGTGAAGAGCCGCATGCGCTATGCCTTGGAGGGCCTGCGCCGGCGGCTGGCCGAGCTCGGCGTGGATGGCGATCTGGCAGAGGATGGAAGGACGGTGGCGGGATGA
- the cpaB gene encoding Flp pilus assembly protein CpaB produces the protein MLKGKTPLIIALGLGLLAGIIAWSAIKKKEADVRRGWNLVPVVVATQDLPEGTVITFEMISQRQVPEQFVTSSVVKPDSANYVVGQKVLVALQTGDPLLWSQFETTKAAERLSTKVQKKVRAVTIDSRVTTSVGGWVRPNDHVDVIGTFRDPQTDESVAVTLLQNVIVLATGKVTGTTNVNLIPESQREYNNITLMVIPEEAEILTLASELGNLTLSLRNEEDVDMIEERGRATITTLLSGERTRVLEQKRREIIQIIKGSASEKSAVGSSGTP, from the coding sequence ATGCTGAAGGGTAAGACTCCTCTGATCATCGCGCTGGGCCTCGGCCTGTTGGCTGGAATCATCGCGTGGTCCGCCATCAAGAAGAAGGAGGCGGACGTACGCCGGGGCTGGAATCTGGTGCCGGTGGTGGTGGCCACGCAGGATCTGCCCGAAGGGACCGTCATCACCTTCGAGATGATCAGCCAGCGGCAGGTGCCCGAGCAGTTCGTCACCTCGTCGGTGGTCAAGCCGGACTCGGCCAACTACGTGGTGGGCCAGAAGGTGCTCGTGGCGCTGCAGACGGGCGACCCGCTGCTGTGGAGCCAGTTCGAGACGACCAAGGCCGCCGAGCGCCTGTCCACCAAGGTGCAGAAGAAGGTGCGCGCCGTCACCATCGACTCGCGCGTCACCACGTCGGTGGGTGGCTGGGTGCGTCCCAATGATCACGTGGACGTGATCGGCACCTTCCGCGACCCGCAGACGGACGAGAGCGTGGCGGTGACGCTCCTGCAGAACGTGATCGTCCTGGCCACCGGCAAGGTGACGGGCACCACGAACGTGAACCTCATCCCCGAGTCCCAGCGCGAGTACAACAACATCACGCTGATGGTCATCCCCGAGGAGGCGGAGATCCTCACCCTGGCCTCGGAGCTCGGCAACCTCACGCTGTCGCTGCGCAACGAGGAGGACGTGGACATGATCGAGGAGCGCGGCCGCGCCACCATCACCACGCTCTTGTCGGGCGAGCGCACCCGCGTGCTCGAGCAGAAGCGCCGCGAGATCATCCAGATCATCAAGGGCAGCGCCTCGGAGAAGAGCGCCGTGGGCTCCTCGGGCACTCCCTGA
- a CDS encoding type II secretion system F family protein → MSDALTTTLMGGSALMFAASVGFFGFGVYQNYVSQFVSEVRDESAGGVAGFSSVAIRKLGVMNRRFMWPSYENKMRRALIRAGEPQAFKPEDIMALQEISAAVGLVAGLILVNAIGENLAWALLFLLFGMYYPLIWVNDQVKKRHLLISRALPYNLDLLTLSVEAGLDFTGALAKVVEKGKAGPLREELQIVLKQLKMGKTREEGLKAMIARVDLPSLTTFVTALIQADKMGTSLGKVLRIQSTQLRIDRTQRAEKLAGEAPVKMLFPLIACIFPTVFMVLFGPIVFQFMFGDVGS, encoded by the coding sequence ATGAGCGATGCTCTCACCACGACGCTGATGGGCGGCTCGGCGCTGATGTTCGCGGCGTCCGTGGGCTTCTTCGGGTTCGGCGTCTACCAGAACTACGTCTCGCAGTTCGTGTCGGAGGTTCGCGACGAGTCGGCAGGAGGCGTCGCGGGCTTCAGCTCGGTCGCCATCCGCAAGCTCGGCGTGATGAACCGCCGCTTCATGTGGCCGAGCTACGAGAACAAGATGCGCCGCGCCCTCATCCGGGCGGGTGAGCCCCAGGCCTTCAAGCCCGAGGATATCATGGCGCTGCAGGAGATCTCCGCCGCGGTGGGGCTGGTGGCGGGGCTCATCCTGGTGAACGCCATCGGCGAGAACCTGGCCTGGGCGCTGCTCTTCCTGCTGTTTGGCATGTACTACCCGCTGATCTGGGTGAACGATCAGGTGAAGAAGCGCCACCTGCTCATCTCCCGGGCGCTGCCCTACAACCTGGACCTGCTGACGCTGTCGGTGGAGGCGGGCCTGGACTTCACGGGCGCGCTGGCCAAGGTGGTGGAGAAGGGCAAGGCGGGCCCGCTGCGCGAGGAGCTGCAGATCGTCCTCAAGCAGCTCAAGATGGGCAAGACGCGCGAGGAGGGCCTCAAGGCGATGATCGCCCGGGTGGACCTGCCCTCGCTCACCACCTTCGTCACCGCGCTCATCCAGGCGGACAAGATGGGCACCAGCCTCGGCAAGGTGCTGCGCATCCAGTCCACCCAGCTGCGCATCGACCGCACCCAGCGCGCCGAGAAGCTCGCCGGCGAGGCGCCGGTGAAGATGCTCTTCCCGCTCATCGCGTGCATCTTCCCCACGGTGTTCATGGTGCTCTTCGGGCCCATCGTGTTCCAGTTCATGTTCGGCGACGTCGGCAGCTAG
- a CDS encoding DUF2085 domain-containing protein, with translation MFWLSHHHPEEYNRTYVLGGVRVCARCLGTYPVLLAVLVGLFKLRAPLTWSWDVPVVLGLTLPALVDWAVGRFRPTGGSNAVRTLTGVLLGMALGRSLFIHLQRPLPAVLLWQAALVAGVAIPVLLATSRKSNPGP, from the coding sequence GTGTTCTGGCTCAGTCACCATCATCCCGAGGAGTACAACCGCACCTATGTGCTCGGGGGCGTGCGGGTATGCGCCCGCTGTCTGGGCACCTACCCGGTCCTGCTGGCCGTGCTGGTGGGGCTGTTCAAGCTGCGTGCCCCGCTGACTTGGTCCTGGGACGTGCCGGTGGTGCTGGGCCTCACCCTGCCCGCGCTCGTGGACTGGGCCGTGGGCCGCTTCCGTCCCACCGGGGGCTCCAACGCCGTACGCACGCTCACCGGGGTGCTGCTGGGCATGGCCCTTGGTCGCTCGCTGTTCATCCACCTCCAGCGACCCCTGCCCGCGGTGCTCCTGTGGCAGGCGGCCCTGGTGGCGGGCGTCGCCATCCCCGTGCTTCTCGCCACCTCCCGGAAATCCAATCCGGGCCCCTGA